The following DNA comes from Bathymodiolus thermophilus thioautotrophic gill symbiont.
CCCCTCTGATTCCACAGAAGGAGACTTTGAATTAAATATGACAGCGGAAGGGTATGAGATAAATATCCCCATGAACGAACTTTTAATTAAAGAAGATTTACCTGTAACACCTCCAGGTGAACCTCCAGTTACTGAGTTACCTAATTCAACAACCCTCTCGCCTACAGGTGATCCAGATTCTCCAAGGTTCAGCCCTCAAACTGAAGGTAGTTCAGACGAAGGAATAAATTTAGAGGGATTTAGTGAGCAAGTGAAAAATGTTAGAGAGAATATTATGGAAGAGGCCAATTTAGAGGAAACGAGTAGCGGAGGGGAAGAGGTGAGCGCATATTTTGAAGGGCAAACAATCTCTAATCCTAGTATTCCTGATATCGCTCCCACAGATACCCTTGTCAATAATATAGAAGAGTGGGAGGAAGATACAAACTTAGGTTGTAAGTAGCATCTTAAATTTAAAGCAAGTAGTTAAAGATGCTATGTGAAACCTTTGCATAAATATGGATGATTAGAAAAATTCAATTTTTGCCTACTTGGTGATTTTCTTAAACCTTGTCCTAACAGAACTAAGGCTGGGTTTAAAAAATTACCAAGTGGGTGAAAAGTGGATTCTTAATGATTATTTATATTTATGCAAAGGTCTATATATTAGTAACGCCATTTTCAAAAATAAAATGAATCATATAGTGCCAATACTTGGGATGAGGATGGACGCCAGATTGTTTGGTTTATTTTTAAAAATGGTATTATGCAAAAGTCTCCCTATATTTATTCAGTCAGATTACCCCACTACTGCCACTATCACGCTATAATTTAACACCTATGAGCAATAACACATCAAACGACAAGCCTGTAATAAATTTTATTCGCCATCAAATTAATGATGATTTGGCATTAAATTTACACAAATCTATTCAAACGCGTTTCCCGCCTGAGCCAAATGGCTATTTGCATATTGGTCATGCGAAATCTATTTGCCTTAATTTTGCTTTGGCACAAGATTATAACGGCAAATGTAATTTGCGTTTTGATGACACCAATCCTGTCAAAGAAGATTTGGCATTTATTGAATCTATCAAAAGTGATGTGCAATGGCTAGGCTTTAATTGGGATGGTGAAATTCGATACAGTTCACATTACTTTCCAAAATTTTATGACTATGCAATTGAACTCATTAACAAAGAGTTGGCGTATGTGTGCTTTTTAAATGCAGAAGAAACACGCACTTATCGTGGCACACTCAAAGAAGCAGGTAAAGATAGCCCTTATCGCAACACGCCAAAAGCAGAAAACTTAGCCCTACTTGCACAAATGAAAGAGGGTAAATTCTCCGAAGGTGAATGCGTATTGCGTGCCAAAATTGATATGTCGTCATCATTTATGTGTATGCGTGACCCAGCACTTTACCGCATTCGTTTTGACAAGCATCATCAAACTGGAAACGAATGGCGCATTTATCCAATGTATGATTTTGCTCATTGTATTTCAGATGCAATTGAGGGGGTTACCCACTCGCTTTGCACATTAGAATTTCAGGACAATCGCCGTTTATACGACTGGATATTGGAAAATTTAGACGAGTTCAACAAGCCAAATCGCCCACATCAATATGAATTTTCACGCCTAAATCTTGAATATACGGTAATGAGCAAGCGCAAATTACAACAATTGGTGGCACATAATTTGGTATCTGGCTGGGACGACCCACGCATGCCAACCCTTTCAGGTTTGCGTCGTCGTGGTTATACCGCTGCCAGTATTCGTAATTTTGTTGACAAAATCGGCATCTCAAAAGTAGACAGCATGACTGATATGGCAATTTTAGAAGCCTCTATACGCGATGATCTTAATGTTATTGCGCCTCGCACTATGGGCGTGATTGACCCCATTAAAATCATCATTGAAAATTACCCTGAAGGGAAAATTGAAACACTTCAAGCACCTATTCACCCACAAAATGAAGATATGGGTAAGCGTGAAATTTTCTTCTCCAGAGAGCTGTATATTG
Coding sequences within:
- a CDS encoding glutamine--tRNA ligase/YqeY domain fusion protein; translation: MSNNTSNDKPVINFIRHQINDDLALNLHKSIQTRFPPEPNGYLHIGHAKSICLNFALAQDYNGKCNLRFDDTNPVKEDLAFIESIKSDVQWLGFNWDGEIRYSSHYFPKFYDYAIELINKELAYVCFLNAEETRTYRGTLKEAGKDSPYRNTPKAENLALLAQMKEGKFSEGECVLRAKIDMSSSFMCMRDPALYRIRFDKHHQTGNEWRIYPMYDFAHCISDAIEGVTHSLCTLEFQDNRRLYDWILENLDEFNKPNRPHQYEFSRLNLEYTVMSKRKLQQLVAHNLVSGWDDPRMPTLSGLRRRGYTAASIRNFVDKIGISKVDSMTDMAILEASIRDDLNVIAPRTMGVIDPIKIIIENYPEGKIETLQAPIHPQNEDMGKREIFFSRELYIDRADFEEIAPNKKFKRLAIDKEVRLRNAYVINATTFDTDFDGNITTVYATYDPDTLGKNPTDGRKIKGVIHFVEASKALRAEFRLYDRLFTLENPGKNDHFEQLLNPESLVTTYGIVEPSMQDAKPEQAYQFEREGYFCRDSQTENLVFNKTVSLRDTWGK